GAGCAAGCTGTTGGTGGAGCTACTGTGGCTCAGATATTTAAGGAGTACAGTGAAGAATTTTTCAGAGAGAATGAGGTACTTTGACCCCTTTCTTTTCGCTTTTTCTTTCCATGCATAGGGGCTGTTAATTCCtattatcataaaaaattaaggttgaaccttttttttcatattatgttAATCGTCCTCATTGTGTTTTCCTGTTTTGTGCATTGCTGGATTATTGGATGTGAATTTTGTTCCGTCATCACGATTCATTATTGTGTTTTCTGAcaaagcctttttttttgccaatttcttttctttctctcattagGAATCATGTTCTGGTGTTCTACTTATGATGATGAGCATTCGATAAACTATACATGGAATTGTCACCGGAATATCTCAGTTGTTCTCTACTTTTTTCAAGAAGCCTCTTTACTAAAGACATGGCATGCAATGCATGACATACAGTTATCCACCAAGATCTTCTGCAAATATACTGGTGAGAGACAGAGCGTGATATAAGTTCAAAGGTTAGGATTCTGTATCTTCTAAAGCTAACGGCATGGGCATGAAAGATATGTTCAGCCATATGAAGTTAGAGATACAAAATCACCTAGTTTATCTATTCTCTAAAGCTGATGACATGGGCATGGACGTTAAGTGCGGCGACATCAAGTTAGAGATATAAAACCACCGAAAATATACtacatttttaataaatgaaaGGTATAGGTGGAACTAGAAGTATAAAACATGTAAAAGTATTTAATTAATGACAATTAAAATAATTTAGGCAAATGCAATCATTTCTGGCTATGAAATCAACTTACTGTGGTCTGAAAATTTAATGTGTTCAGGATGTCACTGTGTGGTGGTCCGGGGATGAGACAGTGGGTTAGACATGCTACTAAGAGTGCCTTATGATATAAAATATGAGTAATTTGCCCTATGGTGCAACAAGGAAAATGGAGTGGTGGCCAGCATTCAAGGTCTCCACCAGCAATTTCTAAGTACTTGAAGACATCAAATGAAATTGTTTAACTGGAGGTGGAggtaatataaattataaaactCAAGAAGCAAAAGTTATGGTCAAGAAGAAGCAATTCATTGGTGAAACCAGTGTTGTAAATCTTacttttatatattgttttatttgtttaaaatcttactttttgttatatatatatatatatgtatgtatgtatgtgtgtgtgtgtgtgtgtgtgtggccaTGTTCCCTTGCTCAATGTTTTTGAAAGTGCTCCGCACTCATACCCATACTGGTATCTGTATCGGCACTCGTACATGTACCTGTGACATAATCTTGCTGGTGATTTACACTCTGCAATGAGTTTAATGGTGTTACTTTTCACCTTGAACTTTGGCTCTAACTttgaacttcaaattttgaagctttATTTTATGGTCCTTACATTTTATATGGCATTGTTATTCCTTTTTTCAGAAATACTCTGTCTTTTATTTCACAAATTCCAGATTTGCCAACTGGGCATCTCTAATCTAGTCTATTTCATTACAAGAAGTTTCTTTGTTCATGTTTGATCCATGGTTCATTTTGTATCCTCCAGAGTAAGGTATTAAAAGACTTGTGCATGATGCGCCGACTAGTGGTTGCAACTGGGGGTGGTGCTGTCATCCGGCCAATAAATTGGTAACTACTACAATGCCTTGCATTTTCTTGTAATTAATTTGATCATTAGTTTCCAAAGTTAACACATTTTGTTGCATTGAATGATCAGGAGATACATGAAACGGGGTGTCACTGTCTGGTTGGATGTGCCTTTGGAAGCTCTAGCCAGGCGAATTGCGGCAGTTGGGACAAATTCACGTCCTCTTCTGCATCATGACTCTGGAGATGCATATACAAAGGTTTGTTTTGCACTCTTTTTACCTTAAGGATGAGCGCCTGTATATGAACCCATATTGGCTTCTAGAAACTACTGCTGACGTCAACCTATACCCTCTGATATCATCATTGGCACTATCTTTTGCAGGCTCTTCTACGTCTCTCAGCACTATCTGAGGAGAGGGGTGAAGCTTATGCTAATTCAGATGCAACAGTTTCTCTTCAGAGTATGCACTTTCAAAGCTTTTGTAGTAACAATTGGGAGCCTACACTAGAATACAATGTTATCCGTATTATAttatacgtatcgtataggcaCGATATGCTTGTGTATCGCAAGcatatcgcccgtatcgtacgatatggggaAAAACACAAATATATCTACAAATTTCCCTCTTCTTCAGACAATACTTCCTCAACAGCCACTCTTTAACAAACCCAGCCTTTTCCAGGACCCTCTGTGATCCCACATTCGGAACGGTGACGACGGCATCGATCCTTTCAATCTCTAGGAACTCTCAGAAGATCACAGATATGGCCATCTTCACGGCTTCCGTGGCGATGCCTTTGCCCCAATTCTCATAGGCTAATCTAATGCAATACCAGATCTCTCCCAGCAGCACTTAATGTCGGATCCCTGCTTGAAAGTCATTTGGCCAATGGGGCGACCATTGAGTCAGATGGCCTTGGCCCATGGGTGAGTGGTCAGGGAACTCTCGAGGAACAACTGAGCATCCTCTTTGCACTGAAAAGCATCTCACCAGCACAGGCGAGCTGCACGATCGTCAGCAAGCTATGCCATGACATGAGAGGTTGGCAAGCTCAAATGGCCGGACTGTGATGCAGGgttcctttttctccttatcCATATGAGAGGGAGGGTGCgtttgtgagagagaaagagagagagagagacagagagagagagagacagagagagaggcaacGAGTCAGGGTCGAGCCTCCCAATTTATTGGGGGATATTTTTCTATAATAATCGTTGCCTTTGGGGGTATTCTTAGAATAGCAAATTTCCTactttattccttttttttacttGTAAGACTGCAGGATAGTTACATGCTTCTACCGTCTAGCTAACTTTGACAATCTcacttctttgatttttttacgattttttattttttttctggattttttctcttgttttgattttttaatatttttaatattaaaaaaataattttatgctaTGCTATGTTACATTAGTGATatgttacgatacggcgtataggtcgacCCTGCCGATACGCATTATGctatgccttttacaacattgctagAATCAGCCCCCTTACGCAATTCTATACTGAACTCAGTTTGTCTGTCAACCAGTTGTCTGTTGTCCAATAATTCTATGAGTGTTGATACCTTTGATCTTGTGATGCCATTTTTCAATATAGCACTTTATGTTAGGGGctattttttcttgatgtttaaGCCTTTTAATTATCAAGCAATTAGAGCGCAATCTTCCCTTAATGCTTAAGAATTAAGATCCTTATGAAGAAAGAAGGTCTGAACAAGTCTTCAGAACAATCTGTACCAAACCACACTTTCACACAGCAGGCCCTTAAATATCTTCTTCCCATATCGTTATTTCACTGTCATATGCtgagaatgcattttttgttgtttgtagGTATTGCTTGGAAGCAAGGTCATGGAGACGTATCAGCTCTCACGCCAACTGCTATTGCCATCGAGGTAGTACCTCTACTCACACCGGGTCCATGATTTTACATTTGTAGACTTACAGTTGCAATCTGAATATGTATCCTAATTGATTTGAAAGTGTTGTTTTCTTAAATGTTCATATTCTGTTTTCACCAGGCACTAATAAAAATTGGCAACTTCGTAAATTGGAAAGAAGGCAATGGACAAATTGTCTGAGTTCTTGAAGGGACTGCAAAGCCATTATTTCTTGCAGAGCTTCGTCCGTCTTGTTGGCTATTTATTCATTCTTGTTATATGTAAGTAGATAATGGAAAACCAGCTCTATCCAACGTCCGTTCTGCTGCGTCACCTGTACAGAGAATGAGTTGCACAGAGGTTTGAGAGCCTGTATCTTGATGTAAACTGATAGCTGAATCTGTGGACTAGAAAATTCGCGCATGCGCAAAACCGCAGATTTTGGTGGTTTACCATGACGATTTTACAGTCATTTTGTCAATATCGTGAAGTGCTCTATCTGTAATAACGTGAGTTCTACTAAGATGCTGAGGGCAGGGATAACTGGATGTATACTGAATCCTATATTAATTTGCATGCCAGTAaagcatgatttttttaaagcttTAAGTGGCTTAGCGGGTGTCTATGCCTACGACAGCTAGTGTTTGTTGAGCTCACTAATAGTTTGATTAGATGTCACAGCTCCTTTTGGGAACGCATTCTTTCTCTTCCTGGTTTCAAGGACTGATAATTGGAGATGGTTTTGATATTATTTGTACAAGGGTATGAATcatgcagtatatatatatataggaaaattgtaGTGTAACTGGATAGGAAGTTCACTCTTAAGGACCGTCTGATCTATAATAATGGTTGGTCGAGAAAAGATCTATAATAATGGTTGGTCGAGAAAAGGTGTAagccttgttttctctctcaacTGTTCATCATGGATTGGATGGCTTAAGGTTGGTGTTCCCTGGTGTTCATTGGATTGGATGGCTTAAGTTTGGTGTTTCCTAGGCTGTATATATTCAACGAAAAGCGCCAACATGAGAATTTTCAATGGAATTATGCAACCTATGGAATCTTAAAGTGATATGCTGATATATACTCAATCGGAAGGGACCATAGTCATAACTTTCATTCGtgggaaaatctcaggaaaaagCATGGCACAATTCGGgtatataaaattcaaattaaatgtAAAAACGAAGACTACGGTAATTTCATGAGTAAATCTAGATAATATCATAATACTCCATTTTCTGTTACGATGATCCTACGATGCTACGGGACATTATTATGAAAGAAACTTGTTAATGTCCTCAGAAATGCTTTCTCAAATTCAAAGATTAGTGACTAATTTTTTAGTAACTCTTGTCTCTTTGATTTTGAActgaaataaaatcaaaattatatGTACAATTAGAACCAAATACACTTCCATTCAGAGCTTTTAGGGAGGTTTTGAATGAATCGCAAAAGGCAGTTGGAAACTCGGTTAGGGCTTGTTTTGTTTGAATTAGATTGCCAATATAGAACTTGTTGAAgttggtttctttttctctctttgtaaaTTGTTGGTGATGGTCGGGGAAACACTTTTTTCATTACGTTCTccttttgttatgtttttattGATCTTTCTCTTAGACATCAATACATTTCATGACTTTTCAAGAGCATGCAAACCAATGATACCCTTGCAACCTTGTAAATTCAAGTCTTCAAGTTCTTCATGcttgggaatttttttttaaaatcagattcaCTCTTTCACATCAAAGAGcaacgagaaagaaagaaggtggaaaaaaatttggagCAATATCTTAGTCTGAAGGTTTTAAGATGCAGTCTGGTGGGCAGGTTCTCATATGCATATACCTAATGCCAACTTGAAGCAACCCATGGATTCATCAACTATGAACAAGTTAAAAGAATGAAGTATAAACTATCTATGGGTAGATTACCAGCACAGCTAAGGTTGTTCCTGAGATGGGAACAAATTGAGAAATCAAGGGCCAACTGCCATAAGTTGGATTAAGTACAAACTGATTGTTCTCAATCTTAAGATCTAATCAGTATACTTCTGAATTGGATGCTAAAAAGCCTTTCCTTGTttgtttaagaaaataataaactttTAACAAGgcaaaaacccaaaaaaccGAGATAAGTTTTCATGTCTTCCAATTTGTACATCCCATAAAAGCAAGGTGAGAGAAaacgatagagagagagagagagagagagagagagagatggggagcAGTAGTTGCTCCTCCGGCAGCCCGCCGCTCATCCCCGGCCTTCCCGACGACGTCGGCGTTCAGTGCCTTGCCAGGGTCCCTCGCGTCTTCCacccaactctctctctcgtctgCCGCTCCTGGAATTCACTCCTCCGATCCCAACTCTTCCTCTCCACCCGCTCCCTCCTGCAAGCCTCGGAGCCCTTTCTCTACCTCCTCGTCCGCACCCACGACACTACCTCCTCGCTCTCCTGGTTCGCTCTCCACCACCATGACCACTTTCGCCACACATTCTCCCTCCCCCTTATGCCCTCCACCCCCGTCGGCCCTGCCTGCGCCGTCCTCGGCACCAGGCTTTTCGTCCTAGGCGGCTCAGTGAACGAGATCCCCACCCACACCGTCTGGATCTACGATGCGGTTCTCAACCGCTGGGACGCCGGCCCCAACATGCGCGTCGCACGCGAATTCGCCGCCGCCGGT
This window of the Nymphaea colorata isolate Beijing-Zhang1983 chromosome 2, ASM883128v2, whole genome shotgun sequence genome carries:
- the LOC116249342 gene encoding shikimate kinase 3, chloroplastic-like — protein: MENCGALSLQSCGWLGLEKGRAKAPELLFSDCWEKRNVRVSKSQDLRMKLVPCKSRAAAPIIKNSCSSKDSAVPFELKAKNLRSTDEEALILKEKAREVAPYLNGACIYLVGMMGSGKTTVGKILSESLGYYFFDSDKLVEQAVGGATVAQIFKEYSEEFFRENESKVLKDLCMMRRLVVATGGGAVIRPINWRYMKRGVTVWLDVPLEALARRIAAVGTNSRPLLHHDSGDAYTKALLRLSALSEERGEAYANSDATVSLQSIAWKQGHGDVSALTPTAIAIEALIKIGNFVNWKEGNGQIV